The Rhodocytophaga rosea genome has a segment encoding these proteins:
- a CDS encoding DUF6268 family outer membrane beta-barrel protein — protein sequence MKYILSIAFCLQWVFPLLAQESILNCTDSSYCVPAVTGMPRTKGIIIRQERIMDYGIRSNSKSDMLRSGSGQVSSNRRWEFKLRLPIISKPNFAIAAGIHYNVEEYKFEPPQNEEYPLYKSLEDKSLKSIGGSIYVVKPWRGKRYFLLRASGDLNGDYGADGISKKNFLQFSIAPLIGWKANDNTSYAFGFAYGYNFGRPVISPLISYNHTFNKHWGLETMLPTKVKVRYSLNEKTLFFASTELNGARYNIRLADSVLAKRGNFYLQKAEIRYLISFEREIHDWLWFGLEAGLRSNINFSLSDKTGPARNALIRNQLNHAMLVSFSLFAVAPRKFLKTRN from the coding sequence ATGAAGTATATCTTGTCCATTGCTTTTTGCCTGCAATGGGTATTCCCCCTGCTGGCGCAGGAGTCTATTCTCAATTGTACTGATTCGAGTTATTGTGTACCTGCCGTAACGGGTATGCCCCGGACCAAGGGAATTATCATCCGTCAGGAACGTATTATGGATTATGGCATCCGCTCTAATTCCAAAAGCGACATGCTCCGGAGCGGAAGTGGACAAGTAAGCAGCAATCGCAGGTGGGAATTCAAACTCAGGTTACCCATCATTTCCAAACCTAATTTTGCCATCGCAGCCGGTATTCATTATAATGTGGAAGAATATAAATTTGAGCCGCCTCAGAATGAGGAATATCCCTTATATAAAAGCCTGGAGGATAAATCGCTTAAAAGCATTGGAGGTTCTATTTACGTAGTAAAACCCTGGCGGGGCAAGAGGTACTTTTTACTTCGGGCAAGCGGCGACCTGAATGGAGATTATGGCGCAGATGGAATTTCCAAGAAAAATTTCCTTCAGTTCAGTATAGCTCCTTTGATCGGCTGGAAAGCGAATGATAATACTTCTTATGCGTTTGGATTCGCTTATGGCTACAATTTTGGCCGTCCGGTGATTTCTCCCCTGATTTCCTACAATCATACATTTAATAAACACTGGGGTCTGGAAACCATGCTCCCAACCAAAGTAAAAGTTCGCTATTCACTCAATGAGAAAACCTTATTTTTTGCCTCTACCGAATTAAATGGAGCCCGGTATAATATCCGGCTGGCAGATTCTGTACTGGCAAAGAGAGGGAATTTTTACCTTCAAAAGGCAGAGATCCGGTATTTAATTTCTTTTGAGCGTGAAATACACGACTGGCTCTGGTTCGGACTGGAAGCTGGCTTACGTTCCAATATTAATTTCAGCCTCTCCGACAAAACCGGCCCGGCCAGAAATGCATTGATCCGTAATCAACTCAATCATGCGATGCTGGTTAGTTTTAGCCTGTTTGCCGTAGCGCCACGAAAATTCCTAAAAACAAGGAATTGA
- a CDS encoding anhydro-N-acetylmuramic acid kinase, with translation MNPNIASLYTIASKSERTIIGLMSGTSLDGLDVALCRFKGSGLSTEVELLQFETVPYTEEIKKEIRPVFSKRDTDLQQICLLNAWIGTLHASMILDCLQKWNIPPQQVDLIASHGQTIYHAPKHLHQIVQFPNATLQIGDGDHIAVKTGIITMSDFRQKHIAAGGEGAPLAVYGDYILFSKKGEDRIMLNMGGIANFTYLPGNLDASQMFSTDVGTGNTLIDAFTRLYFNKPFDENGSIADSGKVNQELLRSLKGHPFFQAGFPKTTGPELFNIAYVQQAQQQSQTQGLSAEDIIATLTRFTAESIADAILRCFSIITPVIYASGGGMHNPVIMRMLRILLPGYIFKDTSALQIAPDAKEAVLFAILANESIAGESLQNQSKSPGIPGVYMGKVSFAL, from the coding sequence ATGAATCCAAATATAGCCAGCCTCTATACTATTGCATCCAAATCTGAACGAACCATAATTGGATTAATGTCCGGTACCTCCCTTGATGGCCTGGATGTGGCTTTATGCCGGTTCAAAGGAAGTGGCCTCTCTACTGAAGTCGAATTGCTGCAATTTGAAACTGTACCTTATACAGAAGAGATAAAAAAAGAGATCAGGCCAGTATTTTCAAAGCGCGACACTGACCTCCAGCAGATTTGCCTCTTAAATGCCTGGATTGGTACCTTGCATGCATCTATGATTCTGGATTGCCTCCAAAAATGGAATATTCCTCCACAACAAGTTGACCTGATCGCCAGTCACGGCCAAACCATTTATCATGCGCCTAAACATTTACATCAGATAGTTCAATTTCCGAATGCAACTCTTCAGATTGGGGATGGAGATCATATTGCGGTAAAAACTGGTATTATTACCATGAGCGATTTCAGGCAGAAACATATTGCTGCCGGAGGGGAGGGCGCACCCCTTGCTGTTTACGGCGATTATATACTGTTTTCAAAAAAAGGAGAAGACCGGATCATGTTGAATATGGGAGGTATTGCAAATTTTACGTATTTGCCCGGAAATTTAGATGCTTCCCAGATGTTTTCTACGGATGTAGGTACTGGCAATACGCTGATAGATGCATTTACAAGATTATATTTTAACAAACCTTTTGATGAAAATGGATCGATAGCCGATAGTGGGAAAGTAAACCAGGAATTATTGAGAAGTTTAAAAGGGCATCCTTTTTTTCAGGCAGGCTTTCCTAAAACGACCGGTCCGGAACTGTTTAATATTGCTTACGTGCAACAGGCACAGCAACAGTCCCAAACGCAGGGTTTATCTGCGGAAGACATCATAGCAACACTCACCAGATTTACCGCAGAATCGATTGCAGATGCCATTCTTCGTTGCTTTTCTATTATTACGCCTGTTATCTATGCCAGTGGAGGGGGCATGCACAATCCGGTTATCATGCGAATGCTACGGATTTTGCTGCCAGGATATATTTTTAAAGATACTTCTGCCCTGCAAATTGCTCCGGATGCCAAAGAAGCAGTGCTATTTGCTATTCTCGCCAACGAAAGTATTGCTGGCGAAAGCCTTCAAAATCAGTCAAAAAGTCCTGGTATTCCTGGAGTTTATATGGGAAAAGTCTCATTTGCTCTATAG
- the cobT gene encoding nicotinate-nucleotide--dimethylbenzimidazole phosphoribosyltransferase yields the protein MKSYSIQPLNENVRRELQQKIDYKTKPIGALGKLEELALQVGLIQGTETPELRHPHVLVFAADHGIANSGVSAYPQEVTWQMVQNFLNGGAAINVFCNQHQIQLYVIDAGVNYTFNNYHSRFINAKIGYGTQNFLEQPAMTLAQVYQCLQKGNEVIELISKQGCNIVGFGEMGIGNTSSASLITSLICERPIAECTGKGTGIDEAGLIRKIAILEKALNQLGKLSNSLDILATFGGFEIAQMAGAMLAAAEKKMILLIDGFISTAAFLIAHSINPLVKEYAVFCHQSEEMGHQIQLDYLQVEPLLHLHLRLGEGTGTALAYPLVQSAVGFFTEMASFESAGVSK from the coding sequence ATGAAATCATACTCCATTCAGCCGCTGAATGAAAATGTACGCAGAGAGTTACAGCAGAAAATTGATTATAAAACAAAACCTATTGGCGCTTTAGGGAAGCTAGAAGAACTGGCTTTACAAGTCGGTCTGATCCAGGGCACAGAGACTCCGGAATTACGTCATCCGCATGTGCTGGTGTTTGCCGCAGATCATGGCATTGCTAACAGTGGAGTAAGTGCCTATCCCCAGGAAGTTACCTGGCAGATGGTACAAAATTTCCTGAATGGAGGTGCGGCTATTAATGTTTTTTGTAACCAGCATCAGATTCAACTTTATGTAATTGATGCTGGCGTTAATTATACTTTCAATAATTATCATTCCCGGTTTATAAACGCAAAAATAGGATATGGCACTCAAAATTTTTTGGAGCAGCCAGCCATGACTTTAGCACAGGTATATCAATGTTTGCAGAAAGGGAATGAAGTAATTGAACTCATTTCTAAACAAGGTTGCAATATTGTGGGCTTTGGGGAAATGGGTATTGGCAATACATCTTCTGCCAGCCTGATTACCAGTTTGATCTGTGAACGGCCCATTGCAGAATGTACCGGAAAGGGAACCGGCATAGATGAAGCTGGCTTGATCCGGAAAATTGCTATTCTGGAAAAAGCTTTGAATCAACTGGGGAAACTAAGCAACTCACTGGATATACTGGCAACTTTTGGTGGATTTGAAATTGCCCAGATGGCAGGTGCTATGCTGGCTGCAGCTGAAAAGAAAATGATTTTACTAATTGACGGATTTATCAGTACCGCTGCTTTTCTGATTGCCCATTCCATAAATCCATTGGTAAAAGAATACGCTGTTTTTTGTCATCAGTCTGAAGAAATGGGGCATCAGATACAATTAGATTACTTACAGGTTGAACCTTTACTACATCTACATCTACGGCTGGGAGAAGGAACAGGAACAGCTTTGGCGTATCCATTAGTGCAGTCAGCTGTCGGTTTTTTCACAGAAATGGCTAGTTTTGAATCAGCTGGGGTAAGTAAGTGA
- a CDS encoding MBOAT family O-acyltransferase encodes MLFNSFHFAAFLPIVFVLYWFVFNKRLHVQNLLIVVVSYVFYGWWDWRFLFLIFFSSILDYVIGLNIDRTDNTSKRKWLLYTSLIVNLGMLGFFKYFNFFVDSFVDAFGSLGITLQATTLQIILPVGISFYTFQTLSYTIDIYRRTLKATDDPVAFLAFVSFFPQLVAGPIERASNLLPQFYVERKFDTAKAADGMRQILWGLFKKVVIADTCAGMVNRIFDNHEALPGSVLLLGAVYFAFQIYGDFSGYSDIAIGTAKLFGFDLMRNFAYPYFSRDMAEFWRRWHISLSTWFKDYLYIPLGGSRGTLLKTVRNTLIIFTVSGFWHGANWTFVAWGFLNGLYFLPLLLGNKNRSHLNIAAEGKLLPSAKEVFQMATTFLLTCIAWVFFRAANISQAFNYLQEMFSWSLFTLPSQEYLKYMPWILVLVLIEWIQREKAHPLTIETTPVLVRWSAYFLVFFIVFKNFFTNNANDFIYFQF; translated from the coding sequence ATGCTATTTAATTCCTTTCATTTTGCTGCATTTTTACCGATTGTCTTTGTTCTTTACTGGTTTGTATTCAATAAAAGACTACATGTACAAAATCTGCTTATTGTCGTAGTTAGTTATGTATTTTATGGCTGGTGGGACTGGCGTTTTCTTTTTCTGATATTTTTTAGCAGTATACTCGATTACGTTATTGGGTTAAACATAGACAGGACAGATAATACCAGTAAACGTAAATGGCTCTTATATACTAGTCTGATTGTGAATCTGGGGATGCTTGGATTCTTCAAGTATTTCAACTTTTTTGTCGATTCATTTGTAGACGCTTTTGGCTCTCTTGGAATCACCTTGCAGGCAACTACACTGCAGATTATCCTTCCCGTAGGTATCAGTTTTTATACCTTTCAGACCTTAAGCTACACTATTGATATTTATCGCAGAACCCTGAAAGCAACGGATGACCCGGTGGCCTTTCTGGCGTTTGTAAGCTTTTTTCCACAACTCGTAGCCGGACCCATCGAGCGGGCTTCTAATCTGTTGCCACAATTTTATGTAGAAAGAAAGTTTGACACAGCCAAGGCAGCGGATGGCATGCGGCAGATTTTGTGGGGTTTATTTAAAAAAGTAGTGATAGCCGATACCTGTGCAGGTATGGTAAATAGAATTTTCGATAACCATGAAGCTCTGCCAGGAAGTGTTTTGTTATTGGGGGCTGTATATTTTGCTTTCCAGATTTATGGAGATTTTTCAGGATATTCGGATATAGCCATTGGTACAGCTAAATTATTTGGTTTTGATTTGATGCGGAATTTTGCTTATCCCTATTTTTCCCGAGATATGGCCGAATTCTGGCGCCGGTGGCATATTTCACTGTCTACCTGGTTTAAAGATTATTTGTACATACCCTTAGGAGGGAGCCGGGGAACTTTGTTAAAAACTGTCAGAAATACGCTCATTATATTTACCGTAAGCGGATTCTGGCATGGTGCCAACTGGACCTTTGTAGCTTGGGGATTTTTAAACGGACTCTATTTTTTGCCGTTGCTGCTGGGTAATAAAAACAGGTCTCATCTTAATATAGCGGCTGAAGGAAAGCTATTGCCCTCAGCAAAAGAAGTGTTTCAGATGGCTACAACTTTTCTGCTTACCTGCATCGCCTGGGTTTTTTTCAGGGCAGCAAATATAAGCCAGGCGTTCAACTACCTGCAAGAGATGTTTTCCTGGAGCTTATTTACGCTTCCCTCTCAGGAGTATCTTAAGTATATGCCCTGGATTTTAGTTTTGGTGCTCATTGAATGGATACAACGGGAAAAGGCTCATCCGCTTACCATTGAAACTACGCCAGTGCTGGTAAGATGGTCGGCTTACTTTCTGGTGTTTTTTATAGTATTTAAAAATTTCTTTACCAACAATGCCAATGACTTTATCTATTTCCAGTTTTAA
- a CDS encoding glycosyltransferase family 117 protein encodes MNNYRKINNLTGWSVFASALAVYVNTVEPTASLWDCGEFIASSYKLLIQHPPGAPFFLLVGRMFSFLAVGDTAQVAFWINILSALCSAFTILFLFWTITLLGQKVMKTSDVPAMPQTVGLMVAGAIGALAYAFTDTFWFSAVESEVYAMSTLFTAFVVWAILKWEHIVEESAANRWLILIAYIIGLSIGTHLLNLVTIPALALAYYFKKYKPTFKGGFLSLFVGLCIIGVLMVGLRTGLPSVAGKFDVFFVNTLGLPFNSGLIVFASLLIGALVYGIYYSIRKNKVSLNTALLGVAFILIGYSSYSIIMIRVQYNPPVNLNNPNDITGFMSYLNMEQYGSGRPLFYGQYFTADIIDQQKGAVKYKKGKDKYEVYDYEFKNTYDPKQSTIFPRMYSRDRNHAQLYRQMLGIREGEKPSMGDNLRFLFSYQLGHMYGRYFMWNFAGKDSDQEGAGWMASLSSDSKLPSEISNNKAHNQFYMLPLILGVLGLIYQFARHKQSFLFVTLLFFLTGIALVLYLNSPPTEPRERDYIYVGSFYAFAIWMGLGVLAICDYISKLVKQEMLRPVIAGALCATIPVILASQNWDDHDRSGRYFAVDSAKNLLNSCAPNAILFTNGDNDTYPLWYAQEVEGVRRDVRVCVTQFMGTDWYIDQLKRKTYDSEPLPISLKPENYVASANNQIFYYENPNIKKGINLQEYLKLIRDDHPALKVPLQNGESINILPSNKLVLPVNRQAVLQKNFIPKELQGLLKDSMEFELNKDHLFKDDLVFLDILANNNWERPIYFSSLFTAAKYNLSSYTQIEGMVCRLLPVQVPGAEQGFVNADISYDNLMNKCEWRGLDDPKVYHDEVHRNYISNWGRLSYLQLATQFLNENNQAKAKEVLLHSLKTIPDESIPYDRICSLYVAPLMAVGEQKKALQIASTMARRADENLSYYLDNQITNRVALQENLVILNQLATVMKEEIPAEAPHYQALFDKHYTRFQQ; translated from the coding sequence ATGAACAATTACAGGAAGATAAACAACCTGACTGGCTGGAGCGTATTTGCCAGCGCTTTAGCGGTATATGTCAACACGGTAGAACCCACGGCAAGTCTCTGGGATTGTGGTGAGTTTATTGCCAGCTCTTACAAATTACTGATTCAGCATCCTCCTGGCGCTCCATTCTTTTTGCTGGTCGGAAGAATGTTTTCGTTTTTAGCTGTAGGAGATACTGCACAGGTTGCTTTCTGGATTAACATTTTATCTGCCTTGTGCAGTGCCTTCACCATCCTGTTCCTATTCTGGACAATTACGCTGCTGGGGCAGAAGGTAATGAAAACCTCTGATGTACCTGCTATGCCTCAAACAGTAGGTTTAATGGTTGCCGGTGCGATTGGCGCCCTTGCTTATGCGTTTACAGATACATTCTGGTTTTCTGCCGTTGAAAGCGAGGTATATGCCATGTCAACCTTATTTACAGCATTTGTCGTATGGGCTATCCTCAAATGGGAACATATAGTAGAAGAAAGTGCCGCTAATCGATGGCTGATCTTAATTGCCTATATTATAGGGCTTTCCATTGGAACGCACCTATTGAACCTGGTTACCATTCCGGCACTTGCCCTTGCCTATTATTTTAAAAAATACAAACCTACTTTCAAAGGTGGTTTCCTTTCCCTTTTTGTTGGCCTGTGTATCATTGGAGTGCTGATGGTGGGTTTGAGAACAGGTTTGCCTTCTGTTGCCGGAAAGTTTGATGTATTTTTTGTAAACACCCTGGGATTACCCTTTAATAGTGGTTTAATTGTATTCGCCTCATTACTGATTGGTGCGCTGGTATATGGCATTTATTATTCCATCCGGAAAAATAAAGTGAGTCTGAATACAGCTTTGCTGGGTGTTGCTTTTATACTCATTGGGTATTCTTCTTATTCGATCATTATGATCCGGGTACAGTATAATCCGCCGGTAAACCTGAATAACCCCAATGATATTACCGGCTTTATGTCGTATCTGAACATGGAACAATATGGCAGTGGGCGGCCGCTGTTTTATGGACAATATTTCACTGCAGATATTATTGATCAGCAGAAAGGAGCAGTAAAATACAAAAAGGGTAAGGATAAATATGAAGTGTACGATTATGAGTTCAAAAACACCTATGATCCTAAACAAAGCACCATTTTCCCCAGAATGTATAGCCGTGACAGAAATCATGCCCAACTATACCGCCAGATGCTGGGAATACGGGAAGGAGAAAAACCTTCCATGGGCGATAATCTGCGCTTTCTGTTTTCGTATCAGCTAGGGCATATGTATGGCCGGTATTTTATGTGGAATTTTGCCGGAAAAGACTCAGATCAGGAAGGCGCAGGCTGGATGGCATCACTAAGTTCAGATAGTAAACTTCCTTCTGAAATTTCTAATAATAAAGCGCATAATCAGTTTTATATGCTGCCCCTTATTCTGGGTGTGCTGGGTTTGATCTATCAGTTTGCCAGACATAAGCAAAGCTTTTTATTTGTTACCCTGCTATTTTTCCTCACTGGAATTGCGCTTGTACTGTATTTAAATTCCCCTCCTACTGAACCCAGAGAACGCGATTATATTTATGTTGGCTCATTTTATGCCTTTGCCATCTGGATGGGACTTGGTGTTCTGGCTATTTGCGATTATATCAGCAAACTGGTAAAACAGGAGATGCTTCGGCCAGTTATTGCCGGTGCACTATGTGCAACAATCCCTGTGATTTTAGCCAGTCAGAACTGGGATGACCACGATCGTTCCGGAAGATACTTTGCTGTGGACTCAGCTAAAAATCTGCTCAACTCCTGTGCACCGAATGCCATTCTGTTCACCAATGGCGACAATGATACCTATCCGCTCTGGTATGCGCAGGAAGTGGAAGGTGTACGAAGGGATGTACGGGTATGTGTTACTCAGTTTATGGGCACCGACTGGTATATTGACCAGCTTAAGCGCAAAACCTACGATTCTGAGCCGCTGCCTATCTCCCTGAAACCAGAAAATTATGTAGCTTCTGCTAACAATCAGATCTTTTATTATGAAAATCCGAATATCAAAAAGGGGATCAACTTGCAGGAATACCTCAAACTCATCCGTGATGATCACCCGGCCTTAAAAGTTCCGCTACAAAATGGAGAAAGCATAAACATTTTGCCTTCCAATAAATTAGTTCTACCGGTAAACAGACAAGCTGTTTTACAGAAAAATTTCATTCCCAAAGAATTACAGGGATTGCTAAAAGATTCTATGGAATTTGAGCTTAACAAAGATCACCTGTTTAAAGACGATCTGGTTTTTCTGGACATTCTGGCTAACAACAATTGGGAAAGGCCAATTTATTTCTCTTCTTTATTTACCGCTGCCAAATATAACTTGTCTTCTTATACCCAAATTGAAGGAATGGTTTGCCGTTTACTGCCTGTACAGGTTCCAGGAGCAGAACAAGGTTTTGTAAATGCTGATATTTCCTATGATAATCTCATGAATAAATGCGAATGGCGGGGACTGGATGATCCCAAGGTGTATCATGATGAAGTGCACCGTAACTATATCAGCAACTGGGGACGGTTGAGTTATTTACAGTTAGCTACTCAGTTTTTGAATGAAAACAATCAGGCCAAAGCCAAAGAAGTACTGCTGCATTCGCTGAAAACCATACCAGATGAAAGTATTCCCTATGACAGGATTTGCTCGTTGTATGTAGCTCCGCTGATGGCTGTAGGCGAACAGAAAAAAGCGCTTCAAATAGCCAGCACCATGGCAAGACGGGCAGATGAAAATTTGAGTTATTACCTGGATAATCAAATCACAAACAGAGTTGCTTTGCAGGAAAACCTGGTCATCCTTAACCAGCTGGCCACCGTGATGAAAGAGGAAATCCCGGCAGAAGCTCCTCATTACCAGGCTTTGTTCGACAAACATTATACCCGTTTTCAGCAATAA
- a CDS encoding adenosylcobinamide-GDP ribazoletransferase has translation MKELLYQEVRIFFTALMFYTRIPCPSFADHKEEYLNKATRYFPFIGFIVASLSFAAFAGAQYLFSSELSVLISIIVSVFTTGAFHEDGFADTCDGFGGGWTKEKILNIMKDSRIGTYGVVGLVLILGVKFFALLDISNKVGLPTFGLYLVCGHVLSRFFSILIIRLLPYSREDASSKVKPIAKGISATDLMVASLFTAVPLVILVFLHPLFLLVILPLLLTTLYLKWYFNKWIGGYTGDCLGATQQVNEVIFYLSILSIWKFI, from the coding sequence ATGAAAGAACTACTATACCAGGAAGTGCGTATTTTCTTTACCGCACTCATGTTTTATACCCGGATTCCCTGCCCTAGTTTTGCCGACCACAAAGAAGAATACCTTAATAAAGCTACCAGGTATTTCCCTTTTATCGGTTTTATTGTAGCTTCTTTATCATTTGCCGCATTTGCCGGAGCGCAGTATTTATTCTCATCAGAACTCAGTGTACTTATCTCTATAATTGTTTCTGTTTTCACAACCGGCGCTTTTCACGAAGATGGTTTTGCCGATACCTGCGATGGGTTTGGTGGGGGATGGACGAAAGAGAAAATCCTCAACATTATGAAAGACAGCCGGATTGGAACTTATGGGGTGGTAGGGTTAGTACTCATACTTGGGGTAAAGTTTTTTGCCTTACTTGATATAAGTAACAAGGTGGGTTTACCTACATTCGGTCTTTATTTGGTTTGTGGACATGTATTGAGCCGGTTTTTCTCCATCCTGATTATCCGCTTACTGCCTTATTCCAGGGAAGATGCCAGCAGTAAAGTGAAGCCAATAGCCAAAGGCATTTCTGCTACCGACTTAATGGTTGCCAGTTTGTTCACAGCAGTTCCACTTGTGATTTTAGTTTTTCTGCATCCATTATTTCTACTGGTAATATTGCCTTTGCTGTTAACTACCCTCTACCTCAAGTGGTATTTTAATAAATGGATTGGTGGCTACACCGGTGACTGTCTGGGTGCCACACAGCAGGTAAATGAAGTTATCTTTTATCTGTCAATACTTTCCATATGGAAATTTATCTGA
- a CDS encoding sigma-70 family RNA polymerase sigma factor, translated as MRQLKITNLITNRDSATIEKYFNDISKVELITPDEEVELARRIKLGDQVALEKLVKANLRFVVSVAKQYHHSKIPLNDLINEGNVGLIKAAKMFDETKGFKFISYAVWWIRQAIMEALANNSRIVRIPANKIGELSKISNAASIMEQRFEREPTNEELADFLGIHVDDIKSTNTASIRQSSLDAPFEEDEGNSLLDVIKNPDADPANTILPDRESLKVELARLLSTLADREQEIIRRLFGIGFEYNQTMEDIAESMGLTQERVRQIKEKALKKLRCHSGVRLLQPFI; from the coding sequence ATGAGACAGTTAAAAATAACCAATTTAATCACAAACCGCGATAGTGCTACTATAGAGAAGTACTTCAACGACATTTCTAAAGTAGAACTGATCACGCCGGATGAAGAAGTAGAACTTGCCCGCAGAATTAAATTAGGCGATCAGGTGGCTCTTGAGAAATTAGTAAAAGCTAATTTGAGATTTGTTGTGTCTGTAGCAAAACAGTATCATCACAGCAAAATCCCACTCAACGACCTTATCAACGAAGGAAATGTAGGCCTGATCAAAGCTGCTAAAATGTTCGACGAAACCAAAGGCTTCAAATTTATTTCGTATGCCGTTTGGTGGATCCGTCAGGCGATTATGGAAGCATTGGCAAATAATTCACGGATAGTGCGTATTCCGGCCAATAAAATTGGTGAATTGTCTAAAATCAGTAATGCTGCTTCCATTATGGAGCAGCGATTTGAGCGTGAGCCTACCAATGAGGAACTGGCCGACTTTCTCGGTATCCATGTAGATGATATTAAAAGCACGAATACAGCTTCTATTCGTCAGTCTTCGCTGGATGCACCATTCGAAGAGGATGAAGGAAACTCATTACTGGACGTTATCAAAAATCCTGATGCTGACCCAGCTAATACGATTCTTCCAGATAGAGAATCACTGAAAGTGGAATTAGCCCGTTTGCTGTCTACGCTTGCCGACCGTGAACAGGAAATTATCCGCCGTTTGTTCGGAATTGGTTTTGAATACAACCAAACCATGGAAGACATTGCAGAAAGCATGGGATTAACCCAGGAGAGAGTACGGCAGATTAAAGAAAAGGCCTTGAAAAAACTGCGTTGTCATTCAGGTGTGCGTCTGCTTCAGCCTTTCATATAG
- a CDS encoding bifunctional adenosylcobinamide kinase/adenosylcobinamide-phosphate guanylyltransferase, producing MIIFITGGERSGKSRYAQNRALSLSANPVYVATARHWGGDFEDRIRRHQQERGSEWTNYEEEKLVSALPLQQKVVVVDCVTLWLTNFFSDYKSDVQESLTAFKREIDALQKIDATFLIVSNEIGMGLHATTEVGRKFVELQGWANQHVASLAEEVIFMVSGIPLHVKPSLEKS from the coding sequence ATGATTATTTTCATTACAGGTGGCGAAAGGAGTGGCAAAAGCCGGTATGCCCAGAACAGAGCTTTGTCGCTCAGTGCCAATCCGGTATATGTGGCCACAGCCAGGCACTGGGGAGGCGATTTCGAAGACCGGATTCGCAGGCATCAGCAGGAGAGAGGCAGTGAATGGACAAATTATGAAGAAGAAAAGCTGGTAAGTGCATTGCCCTTGCAGCAGAAAGTGGTAGTAGTGGATTGTGTGACGCTCTGGCTTACAAACTTTTTCTCTGATTACAAAAGTGATGTTCAGGAGTCATTAACTGCTTTCAAAAGAGAAATAGATGCCTTGCAAAAGATAGATGCCACTTTTCTGATCGTGAGCAACGAGATTGGAATGGGTTTACATGCAACCACCGAAGTAGGAAGAAAATTTGTGGAACTGCAGGGATGGGCCAATCAACATGTAGCCAGTCTGGCAGAGGAAGTAATTTTTATGGTTTCTGGTATTCCGCTTCATGTAAAACCATCTTTAGAAAAATCGTAA
- the cobC gene encoding alpha-ribazole phosphatase produces MEIYLIRHTTPLIEKGICYGKSDIPLAESFEEEWKRIQEKLPESIDCIFSSPLSRCLLLAEKLQQSYHVPLLQDIRLMEMNFGEWELKAWNDMDQTSLNKWMNNYVSEICPGGESYSDLIYRVKEFIQELRKLSDKKILIITHGGVIKSFYTLLDIYTPEEAMKQPVVYGGIYQFML; encoded by the coding sequence ATGGAAATTTATCTGATTCGGCATACAACTCCGCTGATAGAAAAAGGAATTTGTTACGGCAAGTCGGATATTCCCTTAGCCGAAAGCTTTGAGGAGGAATGGAAAAGGATACAGGAAAAATTACCGGAAAGTATAGATTGTATTTTCAGCAGTCCGCTTAGCAGATGTTTACTGTTAGCTGAAAAACTTCAGCAATCCTACCATGTTCCACTCTTGCAGGATATTCGGCTGATGGAAATGAACTTTGGGGAGTGGGAACTGAAAGCATGGAATGATATGGATCAGACTTCGTTGAACAAATGGATGAATAACTATGTATCTGAAATTTGCCCGGGCGGCGAGTCCTATTCAGATTTAATTTACCGGGTAAAAGAGTTTATCCAGGAATTGAGAAAACTATCCGATAAGAAAATTCTTATTATCACGCATGGAGGTGTTATTAAATCATTCTATACCTTACTGGATATTTACACTCCCGAAGAAGCGATGAAACAGCCGGTTGTGTATGGAGGAATTTATCAGTTTATGCTATAA